A single genomic interval of Malania oleifera isolate guangnan ecotype guangnan chromosome 11, ASM2987363v1, whole genome shotgun sequence harbors:
- the LOC131168030 gene encoding protein trichome birefringence-like 3 translates to MGTMTTTHRGRPPLSIITVVVCAFAFIALLYTERITSLSSSTSAIFKLKPCSRRGAPAAKRKSTKENSNFMGSIEVDDRFEFDPNECSVVHGKWVFNTSIKPLYSDRTCPYLDRQFTCVKNGRLDSDYRHWEWQPDDCMLPRFNPRIALQKLQGKKLMFVGDSLQRSQWQSFVCMVESIIPENRKSMRRGGSHSVFKAKEYNATIEFYWAPFLVESNSDLKIIGDPKKRIIKVDSVSKHAKNWIGKDILVFNTYVWWMSSTKIKTLWGSFLNGEEGFEELDTHVAYRIALKTWANWVDSTVDPNKTRVFFTTMSPTHTRSEDWNRKDGLKCYNETKPVTKRKHWGTGSDKKMMGVVASIVQKMKVPATVINITQMSEYRIDGHASIYTETQGKLLTDEQKADPLHHADCIHWCLPGVPDSWNQLFFAHL, encoded by the exons ATGGGCACAATGACGACGACACATCGAGGAAGGCCCCCTCTCTCCATCATTACCGTTGTTGTCTGTGCTTTTGCTTTCATTGCTCTCTTGTACACAGAAAGAATCACATCTCTCTCTTCCAGTACCTCCGCCATCTTCAAGCTCAAACCTTGTTCTAGACGAGGCGCCCCCGCTGCCAAACGCAAGTCTACAAAAG AAAATAGCAATTTCATGGGGAGCATAGAAGTGGATGATAGGTTTGAGTTTGATCCAAATGAGTGCAGTGTGGTGCATGGAAAATGGGTGTTTAACACCTCAATCAAACCCCTGTATTCAGACAGGACCTGCCCATACCTTGATAGGCAATTTACTTGCGTTAAGAATGGACGACTAGATTCTGACTATCGTCACTGGGAATGGCAGCCAGATGACTGTATGTTGCCAAG GTTTAATCCTAGAATTGCGCTTCAGAAGCTTCAAGGAAAAAAGCTAATGTTTGTGGGCGATTCCTTACAAAGGAGTCAATGGCAGTCATTTGTGTGTATGGTTGAATCCATTATACCAGAAAACCGAAAGTCCATGCGAAGGGGCGGCTCTCATTCAGTTTTCAAGGCCAAG GAGTACAATGCTACAATTGAGTTCTACTGGGCTCCATTTCTTGTGGAGTCCAATTCGGACCTCAAAATCATAGGAGACCCAAAGAAGAGAATAATCAAAGTGGACTCTGTTTCCAAACACGCGAAGAACTGGATTGGAAAAGATATCCTCGTGTTCAACACCTACGTTTGGTGGATGAGCAGTACGAAGATCAAAACACT ATGGGGTTCGTTCCTAAACGGGGAAGAAGGATTTGAAGAGCTGGACACCCATGTCGCTTACAGGATTGCCTTAAAAACATGGGCCAACTGGGTCGACTCAACTGTCGATCCCAACAAGACTCGCGTCTTCTTCACCACTATGTCCCCTACACACACCAG AAGTGAAGACTGGAATAGGAAGGACGGGTTAAAATGCTACAACGAAACAAAGCCAGTGACGAAGAGGAAGCACTGGGGGACTGGGTCAGACAAGAAGATGATGGGCGTGGTGGCCAGCATAGTGCAGAAAATGAAAGTCCCAGCTACTGTCATCAACATAACGCAGATGTCTGAGTACAGAATCGACGGCCACGCCTCCATTTACACTGAAACGCAAGGCAAATTACTAACCGATGAGCAGAAAGCTGACCCTCTGCACCATGCAGATTGCATTCATTGGTGCCTCCCCGGTGTCCCCGATTCCTGGAATCAGCTGTTTTTTGCGCATTTATAG